The Candidatus Acidulodesulfobacterium acidiphilum genome contains a region encoding:
- a CDS encoding dihydroorotate dehydrogenase, whose protein sequence is MHGKRIVSEKCLVTVNRKIKDTEGTYILRIKNDFIAANFKPGQFVMVKINPDGLNPLLSRPFSIFNKFNDSEFEILYRVFGKGTEILSNIKEGTYLDVTGPLGNGFSLNKKNKNAGINVLIAGGIGIAPLNTIPLFLGESLSADAQSTVQDEESVNSENSVNYVKTVLYYGAKKAEELYFRHSIHAMFDEVYFATDDGSFGYKGSIVDLLYENIDVYKNLENTSFYACGPKPMLNSLISRLYTDGLSGKLQVSLEESFGCGIGVCLGCVVKTKPDNNAGNISKSSVNKNLNEDISETDNIKDNISEPPVCDGINDGANSGVSGKSVEFQYKRVCKDGPVFYASEIFISENENPSSSINKAGKTGKGRETAAEQSSIVERSNASAYSSLKDGVKIVSPDISVKLGNLKLDYPVMPASGTFGYGEEFFEIIEYNNFGALVTKGISLSPSKGNEMPRICETSCGMINSIGLQNVGYDKFIEAKMPFLKTLNKPVIVNFYGSSIEEYAELAKKLGETEGISAIEANISCPNIKEGGRSFGSDPEVVYELVSSVKESTGGKIPLIVKLTPMVNDISFIAEVCEKAGADIISLINTLPAASIDIKTKKFKLSRGYGGLSGAAVKPVAIKLVGDVYNAVRIPVIGMGGISSWQDAVEFFLAGATAVAVGTYSFVNPKIIPEISAGLKNYLAENGFDDIYQIIGLAHDRR, encoded by the coding sequence ATGCATGGTAAAAGAATCGTAAGCGAAAAATGTCTCGTTACCGTAAATAGAAAAATAAAAGATACCGAAGGCACTTATATTTTAAGAATAAAAAACGATTTTATCGCGGCAAATTTTAAACCGGGGCAGTTTGTTATGGTTAAAATTAACCCCGACGGACTGAATCCTCTTTTGAGCAGGCCTTTTTCGATATTCAATAAATTTAACGATTCGGAATTTGAAATTTTATACAGAGTTTTCGGAAAAGGCACGGAGATATTGAGCAATATTAAGGAAGGAACTTATTTAGACGTTACGGGTCCTTTGGGAAACGGATTTAGTTTAAATAAAAAAAACAAAAACGCGGGTATTAACGTTCTTATTGCAGGAGGTATAGGTATAGCGCCTTTGAATACTATTCCGCTTTTTTTAGGAGAATCGTTATCTGCAGACGCTCAATCTACGGTGCAGGACGAGGAATCGGTAAATTCCGAAAATTCAGTAAATTATGTTAAAACCGTTTTATACTACGGAGCTAAAAAAGCCGAAGAACTTTATTTCAGGCACAGCATTCATGCTATGTTCGACGAAGTTTACTTTGCTACCGACGACGGCTCTTTCGGCTACAAAGGCAGTATCGTAGATCTGCTTTACGAAAATATAGACGTTTATAAAAATTTAGAAAATACGTCTTTTTATGCCTGCGGACCTAAACCTATGCTTAATTCGCTAATTTCCAGATTATATACGGACGGACTTTCCGGAAAACTGCAGGTATCGCTTGAAGAAAGTTTCGGATGCGGTATAGGCGTATGTTTAGGATGCGTAGTTAAAACTAAACCCGATAATAATGCCGGCAATATATCCAAATCTTCCGTTAATAAAAACTTAAATGAAGATATATCCGAAACCGATAATATTAAAGATAACATATCGGAACCCCCTGTATGTGACGGCATAAACGACGGCGCAAATTCCGGCGTCAGCGGCAAAAGCGTTGAATTTCAGTATAAAAGAGTATGTAAGGACGGCCCCGTTTTTTACGCCTCCGAAATTTTCATTTCCGAAAACGAAAATCCATCAAGTTCTATAAACAAAGCGGGAAAAACGGGTAAAGGCCGCGAAACCGCCGCAGAGCAGTCTTCGATAGTTGAACGAAGCAACGCTTCCGCATATTCATCGCTCAAAGACGGCGTTAAAATTGTTTCTCCCGATATTTCGGTAAAACTCGGAAACCTAAAATTAGACTATCCCGTTATGCCTGCTTCAGGTACGTTCGGATATGGAGAAGAATTCTTTGAAATAATAGAATATAATAATTTCGGAGCGCTTGTTACCAAAGGAATATCCCTCAGTCCTTCTAAAGGGAACGAAATGCCCAGAATTTGCGAAACTTCATGCGGCATGATTAATTCGATAGGGCTTCAGAACGTCGGATACGATAAATTTATAGAAGCTAAAATGCCTTTTTTAAAAACTTTAAATAAACCGGTAATAGTTAATTTTTACGGGAGCAGTATAGAAGAATACGCAGAGCTCGCAAAAAAATTGGGGGAAACGGAAGGTATTAGCGCTATAGAAGCAAACATCTCATGCCCGAATATAAAAGAAGGCGGCAGGTCTTTCGGTTCCGATCCGGAAGTAGTATATGAACTCGTTTCTTCCGTCAAGGAAAGTACCGGCGGAAAAATTCCTTTAATAGTAAAGTTGACCCCTATGGTAAACGATATATCTTTTATAGCCGAAGTTTGCGAAAAAGCCGGAGCAGATATTATTTCTTTGATAAATACCTTGCCTGCGGCTAGCATAGACATAAAAACCAAAAAATTCAAACTTAGCAGGGGTTACGGAGGCCTTTCCGGAGCGGCCGTTAAACCCGTCGCCATTAAGCTTGTCGGCGACGTTTATAATGCCGTAAGAATCCCCGTTATAGGAATGGGCGGCATAAGTTCGTGGCAGGATGCGGTTGAATTTTTTCTCGCCGGAGCTACCGCCGTAGCCGTGGGAACTTACTCTTTCGTAAATCCAAAAATAATACCGGAAATTTCCGCCGGATTAAAAAATTATTTGGCGGAAAACGGATTTGACGATATTTATCAAATTATAGGATTAGCGCACGACAGGCGCTAA